The following coding sequences lie in one Zingiber officinale cultivar Zhangliang chromosome 2B, Zo_v1.1, whole genome shotgun sequence genomic window:
- the LOC122046006 gene encoding filament-like plant protein 4 — MDRRSWPWKKKSSEKAVTSTDTTTNLSNSSGSLANQDAKNTITYVQISADKYEHLTEMEEQVKILKEKLFAAQTEMTNKDNLVKQHAKVAEEAVSGWEKAEAESSTLKHQLESVTLLKLTAEERAAHLDSALKECMKQIRNVKEESEQKLHDVVFAKTKQWEKVKAELETKIDDFEQALLRASAENEALSRSLQERSDILMKINDEKLQAESKIELLKSNILSYEKEVNSLKYELHVISKELEIRNEEKNMSIKSADVANKQHLEDIKKISKLEAECQRLRGLVRKKLPGPAALAQMKLEVENLSHDYGETRVRPSPAKSSSPHHLSTHISDFASESFHALQKDNEFLTARLLATEEETKMLKEVLTKRNSELQVSRNICAKTTSKLRHIETQMLALNKQRILSNPIFDISSENNLSQIESKPPSLTSMSEDGIDEVESYSEPWATTLMSELSQFKKEKHAEKVKNADNANHLELMDDFLEMEKLACLTTESNGMVTISDGMHKKMKSENPAGNLLAHIQKENDINELQLPSEDAESSPCANQKHSEEMSPNKFGSLLVKLQSRIASIVKQQFKEHDIAKLLDDIQHIVQEIQEDLPQKSVNCLIEENCSVDASSDPKSSNDGMDETTLISISSKQGKISCSDDKHELNQDLKKAMCDIQDFLMSHGKRTLRALDGQPNVDGLLEKIQQLSSYVKDVLSDGKSLHGFILMLSHILSEATEIGFKMTLNMGNEWESNVSDCIDKVTLLENRVTNHEPKNENSSGRSIALSHSSSHPDIEGPLSDSFEQRNTVQKFSLKEFEQLKLDKERMQLELSACTSLLEETKIRLVETEQEVAELKCKLVTCQKSNSLSETQLKCMAESYRLLESRTQELEGQVNLLHTEGEKLNKELHEGRHIHSEDLAKIRCLEEQIERQEKSSMCSDADTQVKAKQEKDIAAAAEKLAECQETILLLGRQLQTLRPPTEQSDSLPNHRHLRSNSYLDDVLDSTSLNTRITHNSRRSISEAESSVDFVALRAGDDFPLDGYNGQTSPSDTEASTFPKSPIDTKHRTDRSSRSSSSTSLPNALPEKHGRGFSRFFSKGKSDR; from the exons ATGGACAGGAGAAGTTGGCCATGGAAGAAGAAGTCATCTGAGAAGGCAGTAACGTCAACTGACACCACCACCAATTTGTCCAACTCTAGTGGAAGTCTAGCAAATcag GATGCTAAAAATACTATTACCTACGTTCAAATCTCTGCTGACAAATATGAACACCTGACTGAAATGGAAGAGCAAGTGAAGATCTTAAAAGAAAAGTTATTCGCTGCACAAACAGAGATGACAAATAAGGATAATCTGGTCAAGCAACATGCTAAAGTTGCTGAAGAAGCAGTATCTG GATGGGAAAAAGCTGAAGCCGAATCATCCACTCTGAAACATCAACTTGAGTCTGTGACACTATTGAAGCTTACAGCTGAAGAACGTGCTGCACATCTAGATAGTGCCTTGAAAGAATGCATGAAACAGATACGGAATGTGAAGGAAGAAAGTGAGCAGAAGTTGCATGATGTTGTCTTTGCAAAAACCAAGCAATGGGAGAAAGTCAAGGCCGAGCTAGAAACAAAAATAGATGATTTTGAGCAAGCTCTGCTTAGAGCTTCTGCTGAAAATGAAGCATTGTCAAGATCCCTGCAAGAGCGTTCTGATATTCTaatgaaaattaatgatgagaagcTGCAAGCAGAAAGTAAAATTGAGCTGCTAAAGAGTAATATTTTATCATATGAAAAAGAAGTTAATTCCTTGAAATATGAACTTCATGTTATTTCTAAGGAGCTTGAAATTCGTAATGAAGAGAAAAATATGAGCATTAAGTCAGCTGATGTTGCAAACAAGCAGCACTTGGAAGACataaagaaaatatcaaaactagAAGCAGAATGCCAAAGACTACGAGGTCTTGTTAGGAAAAAGCTGCCTGGACCTGCTGCATTAGCACAAATGAAACTAGAGGTTGAGAATTTAAGCCATGATTACGGGGAAACTAGGGTGCGGCCATCACCTGCCAAGAGTTCTAGTCCACATCACTTGTCAACACATATTTCGGATTTTGCCTCTGAGAGTTTCCATGCTTTGCAGAAGGATAATGAGTTTCTAACAGCGCGCCTATTAGCAAccgaagaagaaacaaaaatgttaaaagaggtTCTGACCAAACGTAACAGTGAATTACAGGTTTCAAGGAACATTTGTGCCAAAACAACAAGCAAGCTTCGTCACATTGAAACACAGATGCTGGCACTGAACAAACAAAGAATTTTGTCAAATCCAATTTTTGACATTTCTTCTGAAAACAATTTAAGTCAGATTGAAAGTAAACCACCAAGTTTAACATCTATGTCTGAAGATGGAATTGATGAGGTAGAAAGTTACTCTGAACCTTGGGCTACGACATTGATGTCTGAGCTCTCCCAATTCAAGAAAGAAAAACATGCTGAAAAGGTCAAGAACGCAGATAATGCAAATCATTTGGAGCTTATGGATGACTTTTTAGAGATGGAGAAACTAGCTTGTTTGACAACAGAGTCTAATGGAATGGTCACTATTTCTGATGGCATGCACAAAAAGATGAAAAGTGAAAATCCAGCTGGTAATCTGTTGGCTCATATTCAGAAGGAAAATGATATAAATGAGCTGCAACTGCCATCAGAGGATGCAGAAAGTTCACCCTGTGCCAATCAAAAGCATTCTGAAGAAATGTCACCTAACAAATTTGGTTCTCTGTTGGTAAAACTTCAATCAAGAATAGCTTCCATCGTTAAACAACAGTTTAAAGAACATGACATTGCCAAACTTTTGGACGATATACAACATATTGTGCAAGAAATACAAGAGGATTTGCCTCAGAAATCTGTGAATTGTCTTATTGAGGAAAATTGCTCTGTTGATGCATCCTCTGATCCAAAATCTAGTAATGATGGCATGGATGAAACTACTCTGATCAGTATATCTTCAAAGCAAGGTAAAATTTCATGTTCTGATGATAAGCATGAGTTAAATCAGGATCTAAAGAAGGCCATGTGTGATATTCAAGATTTTCTTATGTCTCATGGTAAACGAACCCTAAGAGCACTCGATGGGCAGCCCAATGTTGATGGACTACTTGAAAAAATCCAGCAGTTGTCTTCATATGTCAAGGATGTGCTAAGTGATGGAAAAAGCTTGCATGGTTTTATACTGATGCTTTCCCATATTTTGTCTGAAGCAACTGAAATAGGCTTTAAGATGACCTTAAACATGGGCAATGAATGGGAAAGCAATGTCTCAGATTGCATTGACAAGGTAACATTACTTGAAAACAGAGTGACTAATCATGAACCTAAAAATGAGAATTCCTCAGGAAGGTCTATTGCTCTATCACATTCTTCATCTCATCCTGACATTGAAGGGCCTCTCAGTGACAGTTTTGAACAGAGAAATACAGTGCAGAAATTTTCATTAAAGGAATTTGAACAACTGAAGTTGGACAAAGAAAGGATGCAACTGGAACTTTCTGCCTGTACTAGTTTGTTGGAAGAGACAAAAATCCGGCTGGTCGAAACTGAGCAAGAAGTGGCAGAACTAAAGTGCAAACTGGTTACTTGCCAAAAATCAAATAGCTTGTCTGAAACCCAATTGAAGTGTATGGCTGAGTCCTACAGATTGCTGGAATCACGTACACAAGAATTGGAAGGTCAAGTAAACCTGCTACACACGGAAGGAGAAAAATTGAACAAGGAGCTTCACGAAGGAAGGCATATCCATTCGGAAGATTTGGCCAAAATAAGATGTCTTGAGGAGCAGATTGAGAG GCAGGAAAAGTCTTCAATGTGCTCAGATGCTGACACTCAAGTCAAGGCAAAACAG GAGAAAGATATAGCAGCAGCAGCAGAGAAGCTTGCAGAGTGTCAAGAGACTATACTTCTACTTGGTAGGCAATTGCAAACGTTGCGTCCACCAACTGAACAATCAGATTCCTTGCCAAATCATAGACATCTCAGGAGCAATAGTTATCTTGATGATGTACTGGACTCAACTAGCCTCAACACTCGAATCACTCATAATTCAAGGCGCTCGATATCTGAGGCAGAAAGTTCTGTGGATTTTGTAGCACTTAGAGCTGGTGATGATTTCCCTTTGGATGGATACAATGGCCAAACAAGCCCATCGGACACTGAAGCAAGTACCTTTCCCAAATCACCTATTGATACAAAGCATCGAACGGATAGGTCTTCGAGGtcatcttcttctacttctttacCTAATGCTTTGCCCGAAAAGCATGGTCGTGGTTTTAGCAGGTTTTTCTCCAAAGGAAAAAGTGATCGCTAG